Proteins encoded in a region of the Perca fluviatilis chromosome 6, GENO_Pfluv_1.0, whole genome shotgun sequence genome:
- the slf1 gene encoding SMC5-SMC6 complex localization factor protein 1 isoform X4 yields the protein MNKNQSRFLVISPILRLMASCTHVFQISGIKIRDKKRFLVQKIQLLGGKYIGGSVYQHAITHLIIPQVLSSEKFLAACAAGKWVVTPDYVLDSVKNGSWLAEGPYEVAISTGATSSVYPVRHWREKVASGRVTGAFEGWRVLLMVQEPTRRAMFKRLLKAGRAQVYHCPPPSHASVTHVMAKPITEDSRYHNAPCYPVSHIVQHLFGSNCVDMKFNVTDDHPAETKTSGFVDVDFSKLETELRDYAIKQEGRPRLCFLEFLGYHDPYHLQSQATETDFSNVGSMIECGLFIDALDSIRGAVFPGLLPPAAYLVSLLEYAQQGSATSVFLRNFRQVMYNLLITNPPWLAPTAVKKYFTQVLQCPRCKTGLWPFLETAISYCLSSEVTCHPLPGPALPTLLHFHSDLLAFFLKLFQGELHSVTTGDFMLPGGTGGSKGSASGSLLYGTFWTVWERSTLLSKAVKQLTQLLVKAVIEDAERDEKQKLHLADTLLDLLSVLVEFWCQQHFKLNQNLVDKGLKDLAEHFAVISQDVSPVVMAEQLAVRIRSTRLKLAMVDAIFRIICCRNGFTVGDEPLSLKKMVLSYLPALGSLAQSATNASLRTRPTSHSCTSQGTGCSAQSSLVNNTSPEQENIPRGLNRVNAAGETLLHRACKRNQVETVLQILALPGTDINVKDHAGWTPLHEACNHGSIACVEALLRHRPAPVLNNQVGGVSPLQDAVLNGHMDIAKMLLEHAGAVFISTAAYLTPSANTWIHFSRSPCTKTIPQPLVS from the exons ATGAACAAGAACCAAAGCCGATTTTTGGTTATTTCACCAATACTGAGACT GATGGCGAGCTGCACGCACGTTTTCCAGATCTCTGGGATCAAGATCCGTGATAAGAAGAGATTTTTGGTCCAGAAAATCCAGCTTCTGGGTGGAAAATACATAGGTGGCTCA GTCTATCAGCACGCCATCACCCATCTGATAATCCCTCAGGTTTTGTCCAGCGAGAAGTTTTTGGCTGCCTGTGCTGCAG GAAAGTGGGTTGTGACCCCAGACTATGTGCTGGACAGTGTTAAGAATGGCTCCTGGCTCGCAGAGGGACCCTATGAAGTTGCCATTTCCACAGGTGCCACGTCTTCCGTCTACCCGGTCAGGCATTGGAGGGAGAAGGTGGCCAGTGGGAGGGTAACAGGGGCCTTCGAAGGCTGGAGGGTTCTCCTCATGGTCCAAGAGCCCACCCGTAGGGCCATGTTCAAACG GCTCCTAAAAGCAGGCAGGGCCCAGGTATACCACTGCCCTCCACCCTCTCATGCCTCTGTTACTCATGTCATGGCTAAACCCATCACAGAGGACTCCAGATACCACAATGCTCCATGCTACCCTGTTAGCCACATTGTCCAGCACCTCTTTGGG AGCAATTGTGTGGATATGAAGTTCAACGTAACGGATGATCATCCAGCAGAGACGAAGACGTCCGGTTTTGTTGATGTGGACTTCTCCAAACTGGAGACGGAGCTCAGGGACTATGCCATCAAACAGGAg GGCCGGCCGAGACTGTGCTTCCTAGAATTTCTGGGTTACCATGACCCGTACCATCTCCAGTCCCAG GCTACAGAAACAGACTTCAGCAATGTTGGTAGTATGATAGAGTGCGGCCTCTTCATTGACGCCTTGGACTCCATTAGAGGTGCTGTGTTCCCAGGCCTGCTGCCACCAGCGGCATACCTGGTCTCCCTCCTAGAATATGCACAGCAG GGTAGCGCCACATCCGTCTTCCTGAGAAATTTCCGGCAGGTCATGTACAACCTGCTTATTACCAACCCTCCCTGGCTGGCTCCCACCGCAGTGAAGAAATATTTCACCCAGGTGTTGCAGTGTCCTCGGTGTAAGACAGGCCTGTGGCCTTTTCTGGAGACGGCCATCAG TTACTGCCTGTCCAGTGAGGTCACTTGTCACCCACTCCCTGGGCCGGCCCTGCCAACACTGTTACATTTCCATAGTGACCTCCTGGCATTTTTCCTCAAGCTCTTCCAGGGGGAACTCCACTCTGTCACAACCGG CGATTTTATGCTGCCTGGGGGAACAGGAGGCTCTAAGGGTTCAGCATCAGGATCTTTGCTGTATGGAACCTTCTGGACTGTGTGGGAGCGCTCCACGCTGTTGTCCAAAGCTGTGAAACAACTAACCCAGCTCTTGGTAAAGGCTGTCATTGAG GACGCTGAGAGGGATGAGAAGCAGAAGCTGCATTTGGCGGACACCCTGCTGGACCTCCTCTCTGTGTTGGTGGAGTTCTGGTGTCAGCAGCACTTCAAACTCAACCAGAACCTGGTTGATAAGGGGCTAAAAGACCTAGCAGAGCATTTTGCTGTTATCAGCCAGG ATGTGTCTCCAGTGGTCATGGCAGAACAGCTGGCTGTCAGGATTCGCTCCACCAGACTTAAGTTGGCGATGGTGGATGCTATATTCAGGATTATTTGTTGCAGGAATGGATTCACAGTTGGAGATGAACCCCTGTCTCTCAagaaaatg GTGCTGTCCTACCTGCCTGCTCTTGGAAGTTTAGCTCAGAGTGCCACCAATGCTAGCCTCAGGACCAGACCCACCTCCCACAGCTGCACCAGCCAGGGGACCGGCTGCAG TGCTCAGAGCTCATTGGTGAATAATACAAGCCCAGAGCAAGAGAACATCCCCAGAGGTCTGAACAGAGTCAATGCAGCAG GagagaccctcctccacagagctTGCAAAAGGAACCAAGTGGAAACAGTGCTTCAGATCCTGGCGCTTCCTGGCACGGACATCAACGTTAAAG ACCATGCAGGCTGGACCCCTCTGCATGAAGCGTGCAACCATGGCAGCATTGCGTGTGTGGAGGCTTTGCTACGTCACCGCCCTGCACCTGTGCTTAATAACCAGGTGGGTGGAGTCAGTCCACTGCAGGACGCCGTGCTAAACGGACACATGGACATCGCCAAAATGCTACTTGAGCATGCAG
- the slf1 gene encoding SMC5-SMC6 complex localization factor protein 1 isoform X5 produces the protein MNKNQSRFLVISPILRLMASCTHVFQISGIKIRDKKRFLVQKIQLLGGKYIGGSVYQHAITHLIIPQVLSSEKFLAACAAGKWVVTPDYVLDSVKNGSWLAEGPYEVAISTGATSSVYPVRHWREKVASGRVTGAFEGWRVLLMVQEPTRRAMFKRLLKAGRAQVYHCPPPSHASVTHVMAKPITEDSRYHNAPCYPVSHIVQHLFGSNCVDMKFNVTDDHPAETKTSGFVDVDFSKLETELRDYAIKQEGRPRLCFLEFLGYHDPYHLQSQATETDFSNVGSMIECGLFIDALDSIRGAVFPGLLPPAAYLVSLLEYAQQGSATSVFLRNFRQVMYNLLITNPPWLAPTAVKKYFTQVLQCPRCKTGLWPFLETAISYCLSSEVTCHPLPGPALPTLLHFHSDLLAFFLKLFQGELHSVTTGDFMLPGGTGGSKGSASGSLLYGTFWTVWERSTLLSKAVKQLTQLLVKAVIEDAERDEKQKLHLADTLLDLLSVLVEFWCQQHFKLNQNLVDKGLKDLAEHFAVISQDVSPVVMAEQLAVRIRSTRLKLAMVDAIFRIICCRNGFTVGDEPLSLKKMVLSYLPALGSLAQSATNASLRTRPTSHSCTSQGTGCSAQSSLVNNTSPEQENIPRGLNRVNAAGETLLHRACKRNQVETVLQILALPGTDINVKGFRRAINIGRGKKETMQAGPLCMKRATMAALRVWRLCYVTALHLCLITRWVESVHCRTPC, from the exons ATGAACAAGAACCAAAGCCGATTTTTGGTTATTTCACCAATACTGAGACT GATGGCGAGCTGCACGCACGTTTTCCAGATCTCTGGGATCAAGATCCGTGATAAGAAGAGATTTTTGGTCCAGAAAATCCAGCTTCTGGGTGGAAAATACATAGGTGGCTCA GTCTATCAGCACGCCATCACCCATCTGATAATCCCTCAGGTTTTGTCCAGCGAGAAGTTTTTGGCTGCCTGTGCTGCAG GAAAGTGGGTTGTGACCCCAGACTATGTGCTGGACAGTGTTAAGAATGGCTCCTGGCTCGCAGAGGGACCCTATGAAGTTGCCATTTCCACAGGTGCCACGTCTTCCGTCTACCCGGTCAGGCATTGGAGGGAGAAGGTGGCCAGTGGGAGGGTAACAGGGGCCTTCGAAGGCTGGAGGGTTCTCCTCATGGTCCAAGAGCCCACCCGTAGGGCCATGTTCAAACG GCTCCTAAAAGCAGGCAGGGCCCAGGTATACCACTGCCCTCCACCCTCTCATGCCTCTGTTACTCATGTCATGGCTAAACCCATCACAGAGGACTCCAGATACCACAATGCTCCATGCTACCCTGTTAGCCACATTGTCCAGCACCTCTTTGGG AGCAATTGTGTGGATATGAAGTTCAACGTAACGGATGATCATCCAGCAGAGACGAAGACGTCCGGTTTTGTTGATGTGGACTTCTCCAAACTGGAGACGGAGCTCAGGGACTATGCCATCAAACAGGAg GGCCGGCCGAGACTGTGCTTCCTAGAATTTCTGGGTTACCATGACCCGTACCATCTCCAGTCCCAG GCTACAGAAACAGACTTCAGCAATGTTGGTAGTATGATAGAGTGCGGCCTCTTCATTGACGCCTTGGACTCCATTAGAGGTGCTGTGTTCCCAGGCCTGCTGCCACCAGCGGCATACCTGGTCTCCCTCCTAGAATATGCACAGCAG GGTAGCGCCACATCCGTCTTCCTGAGAAATTTCCGGCAGGTCATGTACAACCTGCTTATTACCAACCCTCCCTGGCTGGCTCCCACCGCAGTGAAGAAATATTTCACCCAGGTGTTGCAGTGTCCTCGGTGTAAGACAGGCCTGTGGCCTTTTCTGGAGACGGCCATCAG TTACTGCCTGTCCAGTGAGGTCACTTGTCACCCACTCCCTGGGCCGGCCCTGCCAACACTGTTACATTTCCATAGTGACCTCCTGGCATTTTTCCTCAAGCTCTTCCAGGGGGAACTCCACTCTGTCACAACCGG CGATTTTATGCTGCCTGGGGGAACAGGAGGCTCTAAGGGTTCAGCATCAGGATCTTTGCTGTATGGAACCTTCTGGACTGTGTGGGAGCGCTCCACGCTGTTGTCCAAAGCTGTGAAACAACTAACCCAGCTCTTGGTAAAGGCTGTCATTGAG GACGCTGAGAGGGATGAGAAGCAGAAGCTGCATTTGGCGGACACCCTGCTGGACCTCCTCTCTGTGTTGGTGGAGTTCTGGTGTCAGCAGCACTTCAAACTCAACCAGAACCTGGTTGATAAGGGGCTAAAAGACCTAGCAGAGCATTTTGCTGTTATCAGCCAGG ATGTGTCTCCAGTGGTCATGGCAGAACAGCTGGCTGTCAGGATTCGCTCCACCAGACTTAAGTTGGCGATGGTGGATGCTATATTCAGGATTATTTGTTGCAGGAATGGATTCACAGTTGGAGATGAACCCCTGTCTCTCAagaaaatg GTGCTGTCCTACCTGCCTGCTCTTGGAAGTTTAGCTCAGAGTGCCACCAATGCTAGCCTCAGGACCAGACCCACCTCCCACAGCTGCACCAGCCAGGGGACCGGCTGCAG TGCTCAGAGCTCATTGGTGAATAATACAAGCCCAGAGCAAGAGAACATCCCCAGAGGTCTGAACAGAGTCAATGCAGCAG GagagaccctcctccacagagctTGCAAAAGGAACCAAGTGGAAACAGTGCTTCAGATCCTGGCGCTTCCTGGCACGGACATCAACGTTAAAG GGTTTCGAAGAGCGATTAACAttgggagggggaaaaaagag ACCATGCAGGCTGGACCCCTCTGCATGAAGCGTGCAACCATGGCAGCATTGCGTGTGTGGAGGCTTTGCTACGTCACCGCCCTGCACCTGTGCTTAATAACCAGGTGGGTGGAGTCAGTCCACTGCAGGACGCCGTGCTAA